CGTCTTTTCTGACAGCTTTCACCTTCGTATATTCCAGCTCTGCCCCAAGGGCAGATACCTGTTCCGCCATCGCTGTTGCAAACTCACTGCCGCTTACTTCTGCGATTCCGGGATAATTCTCTACGTGAGGAGATAACGTAATTTGCCCACCGAAGGTTGTTCCTTCGATGAGCAATACTTTTTTCCCCGCACGCAGTCCATAGATCGCAGCTGTCATTCCGGCGGTGCCGCCTCCGACAATTACAATATCATACATAGGACTACCTCCTCATAAGAGTAATCTAATTACTCTCTGTATACTTTTTAATGTTCGATGCATTGGCAAGCTTTTCCACACCGTTCTCATCTATGACGATAAGTGTCGGCGCCTGCTTTATGCCATATTTCTCCACGAGATCCGCATGTTCTTCTGCATCTACAAGCATATAATCTATGTGTGCCTTTTCCAGCATGGCTTTTGCCATCGTACAGTTCGGGCATGTCTTTGTAGTGAAAAGGATCTTCTGCGGTTCTCCTGCCTCCTGCTTTGGCACTTCATCAATATGTTCCCCGGATTTTGAAGTAATATGCAGCTTGGAATGACTCAGGTCATAAACCTTTCTGTCCTTGAATTCCTGTGATTTACCGTCGTTCCAGTTCTGGACCGGACGGTAATAACCGGTGATCCTGCTGTATACTTCCGTCGTCTCGCCGCATTCCGGGCAGCTGTACTCTTCTCCGTTGATATATCCGTGGTTCTTACAGATCGAATAGGTCGGAGACATCGTATAGTAAGGAAGCCTGTAATTTTCCGCTATTTTCTTCACAAGTGAAGCTGCCGACTTCCAGTCAGGAAGCTTCTCGCCGAGGAACGCGTGGAACACTGTTCCGGATGTATATAGCGTCTGCAGTTCGTCCTGGATATCAAGCGCCTCAAAGATATCTTCCGTATACCCTACCGGCAGGTGGGAACTGTTCGTGTAATACGGTGTCCCGTCTCCTTCTGCCGCCGTGATGATGTCCGGGAATTGTGCCACATCGTGCTTTGCAAATCTGTACGTTGTGGACTCTGCCGGCGTCGCCTCCAGATTATACAGCTCGCCGTATTCTTCCTGATAACCGGAAAGCCGCTCCCTCATGTGATTCAGCACTTTCTTGGAAAATTCCTGCGTCGCTGTGTCTGTCATATCCTTTCCGATCCATTTTGCGTTCAGGCCTGCCTCGTTCATTCCTATCAGACCGATGGTTGAAAAATGATTGTCAAACGTTCCGAGATATCTCTTTGTATACGGGTAAAGTCCTTCGTCCAGAAGCTTAGTGATGACCGAACGCTTCACATGAAGCGAGCGTGCCGCGATGTCCATCATTTTGTCCAGACGCGTGAAAAACTCTTCCTCATCCGCTGACTGGTAGGCTATTCTCGGCATGTTGATCGTCACAACGCCTACAGAGCCTGTGCTTTCGCCGCTGCCGAAAAAGCCGCCTGATTTCTTGCGCAGTTCCCTCAGGTCAAGGCGAAGTCTGCAGCACATACTTCTGACGTCGCTTGGCTCCATATCACTGTTGATATAGTTGGAAAAATAAGGTGTCCCGTATTTTGCCGTCATTTCAAATAAAAGCTTGTTGTTCTCTGTCTCGGACCAGTCGAAATCACTCGTGATGGAATAGGTCGGGATGGGATACTGGAATCCACGGCCGTGCGCGTCTCCCTCGATCATGATCTGGATAAATGCCTTGTTGACCAGATCCATCTCTCTCTTACAGTCGCCGTATGTGAAGTCCATCTCTTTACCGCCCACGATAGCCGGCATATTGACAAGGTCATTCGGCACCGTCCAGTCGAGCGTGATATTGGAAAACGGCGCCTGTGTGCCCCAGCGGGACGGAGTGTTCACACCATAGATAAATGATTCAATGCATTTTTTCACATCTTCATACTGCAGGTCATCCACCTTTACAAACGGGGCAAGATATGTGTCAAAAGAAGAAAATGCCTGTGCGCCTGCCCATTCATTCTGCATAATACCGAGAAAGTTGACCATCTGGTTGCAGAGCACGCTCAGATGCTTTGCCGGTGAGGATGATATCTTTCCCGGAATGCCGCCGAGTCCTTCCTGGATAAGCTGCTTTAACGACCACCCTGCACAGTAGCCTGTGAGCATGGACAAGTCGTGGATATGGATGTCAGCGTCTCTGTGTGCCTGTCCGATCTCATCATCATAGATCTCCGACAGCCAGTAGTTCGCAGTGATCGCCCCGGAGTTGCTGAGAATGAGTCCGCCCACGGAATATGTGACCGTTGAATTCTCCTTGACGCGCCAGTCCGTTACCTTCACATAGCTGTCCACGATCTCTCTGTAGTCCAGCATGGTGGAATTCAGATTACGTATCTTCTCTCTCTGTTTTCTGTATAAGATATAGCCCTTCGCCACATCTGCATATCCCGCCTTGATCAGGACTGCCTCAACGCTGTCCTGGATGTCCTCCACCTGAACGAGCGAATTCTTTATCTTTGGTTCAAAATCAGCGGTAACCTTCAGCGCCAGCAGATCGATAATATCCTGATTATACTCTTTCTCCTGTGCGGCAAACGCCTTGCTGATCGCCTCGCTGATTTTTGTGATGTCAAACTTTGCTATCTGACCGTCTCTTTTTGTTACTTGATACATGATAGAGCCTCCCCACTTATTCTTTTTTTCTTCCGTTCTTTATACAAATATCATTTTCATTTGTCGGTTCTTTTATCTTACCACTCTTCTGGTATGACAGTCAACAAAAATAACAACATATTGTGCGTTTTTTTGATTCTTTCACAACATGTTGTTATTGTATAGTTATGCTATAACCCGCGTATTTCCGCGGTCTGCACGTATTTTTCCACCACTTCCAGCGCCTGTTCCATAATTTCCCTGTTGTATCCGTGAAGCCCTTCCTGTATGAGATCTCCCGAATCTACAAACTGCTGGAGGTAGTACCGCTGCGCTCCCCTGATCCACCTGCCGATGGACTCAAAATCCGAGCGCTGGTGAAACTCCAGCACAACGGTGGTGCGGAATTCATAGGGCACGGCGTCACTTAGAAGATACTGGACGCTTCGGTGTATGTTCCGTATGTCATAATCCCTGATACCGATCGTCTTCCCGTAACTCTCCTGGGAATTCTTGATGTCCATGGCTACATAGTCCACAAGTTTTTCGTCCACGAGTCTCTTGAGCTTATCGGGAAAGCTTCCGTTTGTGTCAAGCTTTACCGCGTACCCCATCTCCTTGATCTGCCTCAGAAATGGTTCTATATCAGACTGTATCAGCGGCTCACCTCCGGTAACGCATACCCCGTCCAGCACTCCCATGCGCTTTTTCAGAAACGCAGACACCTCTTCCTGCGTTATCTCTTCGTTCTTATAAGTATCTACCACAAGTGAAGCGTTGTGGCAGAAGGGACACCGGAAATTACATCCTGCTGTAAATATGGTACAAGCCACTTTGCCCGGATAATCCAAAAGTGTAAGCTTCTGTAAACCTTGAATCACCATACATCTTCCTCTTTCCTGTAACATATTTCTATGTCTTATTGAACGCCGGCAGTTCTATAAATCTGCCTTATGAAACATATTATGCCTTAAAATGTTCCATCATGACCGGCATGCATTCTCTGCTGTACCTGGTGAGGGAGTAGCTTCCCTTGTTGAGGCACCAGTCGGATACGAGCGCCCTCTCACACATGGCATAGTATTTCACGATCTCCCTGACTGTCCTGTCGGCGCGGATCTGTCCCCGCCTCTGCCCCTCCTCCACAACTTTGGTGATGAGCTTATAATATTTGCGGTTACTGTCAAGCAAGTGTACCTGACCGTCCGCCACAAGCTGGGTGGAGTAAAGAGACGCGAGCAGGTCAAGGCTTATCTTCTCTTCCATCATAGCGTGCATCTCGGCATTCAGATACAACAGCTTTACAAAACTGTTCATGCCTGTATCCATCTTCTGTTCCAGCTCCTCATAGTAATCATCCAGTATAAACGCCAGTGTATTCAGCAGTTCATCTTTCGTGTTGAAATAATAATAAAAAGAACCTTTCGACGTCCCTGACAGTTCAATGATATCATCCACGGTCGTTCCATTGTATCCTTTGTCATGAAACAACTGCCACGCCGCCGATACGATTCTGCTTTTAACACCTTTCTTGTCTTCACTTTTCCCCATGTCGTCCCTCTTTCTCTCTTCCTGTCGGTATATATGTATATAAAACATTCTAACATAAAAGCATTTATTTGAATAACTACTTTTTCCATTCATGGCACAATAACTTATCTGGACTCAAAGCCGGCCTCCCGCTCCAGAGGGATCCCCTCCCAGTCTATCCAGTCTATCTCGATGAAACTGTTGTTATTTATGCCGGTGAGCAGTTTATTTATCATGGGCTCCCGCCCCTGAACCTCCATCGTCACGGTTCCGTCCCACTCATTTTGCACCCAGCCGGTGAGCCCGAGCGACCTTGCAAGATATTTGGCCGTGTAGCGGAAGCCCACGCCCTGGACTCTGCCTTTAAACACGTACCGTCTGCGGATCTCTGCCATCTTATCCCCACTTTCCACATTAGTTTTCCATCCTATTGTAGACTTTTTTACAGAGAAAATCAATTGGGGACAGGGTGAAACGCGGCTGGGGACGGAGGTTTTTTAAAAAACCTCCGTCCCCAGCCGCGTTTCACCCTGTCCCCAGCCGTTTAACTAAAGCTCTGTTCTGTCCGCTCGATGATTTCGTCCTGCAGCGCCTTGCTCAGATTTCTGAAGTGGTCGCTGTAGCCTGCCACGCGCACGATCAGATCCTTATAATCTTCCGGATGCTCCTGCGCCTGTATGAGTGTCTCTTTATCGATAACGTTAAACTGAATGTGGTGTCCGTCCATGTTGAAGTAGGTGCGCACGAGATTGGCCATCTGGTCAAGCCCTTCTTCTCCGGCAACTACACTCGGTGTGAACTTCTGGTTCAGCAGTGTTCCGCCTGTCTGAAGGTGGTCCATCTTGGCACACGATTTCACGACAGATGTAGGACCGTTTGTATCCGCGCCTTTTTCCGGAGAGATTCCCTCGGATACGGGCTTGTGGGCCAGACGTCCGTTGGGGCTTGCCATCATGACGTCACCGAAGTATACGTGGCACGTGGTTGGCAGCATGTTGATGCGGTACATACCGCCGAGCATATTCGGCCGTCCCGTCACCTGGCTTCTGTAGTATTCAAACACATCTTTCATGATGCTGTCTGCATAGTCGTCGTCATTTCCGTATTTCGGCGTCTTGTTGCACACAATATTCCAGATCCTGTCATGCCCTTCAAAATTATCCTCCAGCGCCTGCATCAGCTCTTCCATCGTAAATGTCTTCTTTTCATATACGTTGTACTTCACAGCGGCCAGACAGTCTGTGATCGTTCCGATCCCTACTCCCTGGAGATATTTTGTATTGTATCTTGCGCCGCCTCCATTGTAGTCTTTCCCTTTGGAGATACAGTCGTTCGTGATGATGGATAAGAACGGCACCGGCATATTTTCTGCGTATATCTTCTCGATAACATTGCTTCCCTGCACTTTGATATCAATGAAATATTTCATCTGCTTTTTAAATGCGTCGTAAAGTTCTTCGTATGTCTCGAAGTCCGCCGCATATCCGAGCTCAAGGCCGAGCTGCTGCCCGCTTACTTTATCGTATCCGTTGTTCAGTGTCAGTTCAAATATCTTCGGTATATTAAAGTATCCGGTGAGAATATATGCCTCGTTGCCGAACGCCCCTGTCTCCACACATCCGCTCGTGCCGCCGCGCCTTGCATCCTCCAGTGATTTTCCTGCGTTGAGCAGCTCCTGTACGATAGCTTCTGTGTTGTAGAATGCCGGCTGTCCCCAGCCTTTGCGTGAGATCTCACAGGCACGTTTGAGGAACTTCTGCGGTGTCTTTCTGCTGATCTGTACATTGGAACTTGGCTGCAGCAGCTTCATCTCATCCATGCAGTCCAGTATGAGATAACTTACATTGTTCACGCCATTCTCTCCGTTTGGAGCGATTCCGCCTGTGTTGAGGTTTGCAAAATCTGTGTATGTGCTGCTCTCTTTCAGCGTGATCCCAACCTTCGGCGGTGCCGGCTGGTTGTTGAATTTAACCCACAGACACTCTAGCAGTTCCAGCGCTTTCTCATCATCCAGAACGCCCGCTTCCACATCCTTTTCATAAAATGGATTCAAATGCTGGTCAAGACGCCCCGGGCTGTACGCATCCCATGGATTCAGCTCACTCGTGACACCGAGATGTACAAACCAGTACATCTGGATCGCCTGCCAGTATGTCTCTGGCTTATGAGCCGGGACAACGTCACAGTTGGCCGCGATCTGAAGCAGTTCTTCCCTGCGCTTTGGATCTGTCTCCTTCTGAGCCAGGTCTCTTGCGAGAGCCGCATACCGTTCACCGAGGATCATAATGGCGTCGCAGGCAATTTTCATGCCCTCCAGCTCATTTTTCTTATCCAATGCCTCCGGATCATGAAAGAAATCCAGTTTATCTATGGATGCCTGGATATCCTCCTTATAATCGAGAAATCCCTTTTCATATATTTTCACAGAACCAACCGTATGTCCCGGTCCGCGCTGCTCCATAAATTCTGTAAACAGTCCTGCTTCGTACGCCTTCTTCCACTCCGGTGTCATCTGTCTCAGGATCTTGTTGCGGATGCATCTCTTATCCCAGAACGGGATCATCACCTTTTCCTGTGTCTCAAAATCTTTTTCTTTTACCTTAAAGCTTATGAGTTCCCGGTCATTCATGACATGCATATCTTCCATCGTATGGCAGCACAGTTCCGGGAATGTAGGAGATGCCTGGGGAGAGTCGCCTTTCTCGCCCACAATGAGCTCTCCCTCTCCTATGTATAAAGTCTTCGCTGCAAAATAATCTTTCAGCACCTGCGCGCGCAGTTCCGGAACAGAGAGGGCTCCCTCGTATGTCTCATACGTCTTTGTCATACTTTCGGCCCGCTCCATGTCAATATGTGCCGGTGTGTCCAGGCTGAGCTTTCTGAGTTTCCTGATGCGTTCGTTCATTCCTCTTTCTTCCATTTTCTTAACCTCCTATTTTTACATTCTGGAATCCTGATTGTTTAAACAGTGTCACAAACTGCTCCATCTCTTCGCCGGACGGCGCGTGAAGCTTAGTTCCGCCATATGTAAGCCCAAGCTTTTCATATTTTCCTGAGCCTGTATTGTGGTAGGGGAGAAGATTTATATTCGCCACCCTGATCTGTTTCTCCCTGAGGTATCTGATGATCTCTTCCATATCTTCTTTCGTTCCGTTTACTTCCCGTATGACCGGAATACGGATATATATACGGGCGCCTTTGCTGCTGATCCGTTCCAGATTCTCCAGAATCTGTTCATTCCCCATGCCCATATACTTTTTATGTATCTCGTTGTCCATCGTCTTGATGTCATACAAAAAGGTATCTGTATATGGGAGCAGCCGTTCAAAATTTTCGTACGGCGCCTGTCCGCACGTATCTATGGCCACCGATATGCCCATCCTGTCAAGCCTTTTTACAAGTTCTTCTACGTAATCCATATCCGCCATCATGACTTCCCCGCCGGACAGTGTTACTCCGCCGCCGGATTCTTCATAGAACATCTCGTCTTTTCTCAGCTCTTTTACCAGTTCACTGACCGTATATTCTTTCCCTGCCACTTCCCGCAGATTCAGGTTACAGCTGTCCACACATGTGCCGCAGCCGGTACAGAGCTTCCGGTCTGTGACCATCTTTCCTGCCTCTTCCCGCACGGCATTCTGCGGACAGACCACGGCGCAGCTTCCGCACCCGGCACACCGCTCACTGTCACAGAGCAGCTGGGGCTTAAAGCACTGCGTCTCCGGATTGTGGCACCAGAGGCATTTCAGCAGACACCCTTTAAAAAATACCGTCGTCCGTATCCCGTCGCCGTCGTGGATAGAATACTTCTGGATGCTTGTTATCAAACTCATTTCTTCACCTCACACGTTGTTCGTTTGTTATTAGACTAACGTTCGTACTTTAGTCTAAACATAGCAAAAAAACAGCTCCTTGTCAATAATTTATCAAGGAACTGCGTATCATTTCATGAAATTCAATATATTATATCCAGTATTTTTGTGCACATTTCACAAAGCATCTTTCGGCGCGCCGACGCCGTAAGGAAGGTCAAACAGTGATATCTGCATATCTCTGCCGGACTGTACCTTACGCTCCACGATCGTCTCATCTCCGCGCAGATGTCCGACAAGAAGCGGTGACTCCGGGTCGTGCTGAGCATGCTTCTTCTTAGCGCTCTCAGCGCCTCCTGTAGCGTAACAATACCGGCATCCGTTGACACAGGTGTCGTACATCCCAATATCAATACTCTCCGCGCATCTGCATTCTTTTCTCTGTCCGGCGTCCTTTTTCAGATCAAGTTTATAGCCGATGATCTTGCGTATTTTCTCCTTATCGATACAAGCGCTGTGATGTATGCCGTACCTCTCCAGATTTATTTTCTCAGCGCAGGTGTACAGCGGGAGTTTGTACTTCCCGGCAATTTCGGACAGCCCCTTTGCCGCCTCCAGCATATCTTCCTCTTCCATCTCCGGATAAGGATTCTCTCTGCAGCCGTCCATGAAACTGATGATACACCGGTCTGTATAATTGTGAAGCCATTCGCACATCATCTCAAACTTTTCCAGATGATAGCCAAGCGTGTACTTTCCGCTCAGGATGATCGGATCAAATCTCCAGTCGACCCGCTCTCTCCCGAGACGCTCGGCAAGCAGCACAAAAGTGGCCATCGATTCCTCTGTTGAAGGTATATTTTCCTCCATGTCTTTCTCATAATCTGTGACAGTCATCTGAAAGCAATACCGGTATCCAAGCCGGTCGATCTCCTTGAGACCGGGCAGGAGCGGCTCCGGATTCTTCGTCCAGAACACAATACAATCAACCGTATCCGGTGACAAGGCGATACGGCTGATCTTTTTCCTGTTGTATGGATTTGGCACTAATATCTCCCCCGCTTTCAGGCGGTTGACAAACCAGTCCGGATAACACGCGGGGATATCGGTTCTTCTGCTTGCGCTGATTATCATCTCTGCTCTCCTGACTCCTTTAATTCTTATAATATACTGAAAAAATAAAGTTGTCAAAGGAAGAAAAATTCCATTCCCCGGAGCCTGCCATGCCTAGCTCATACTGTCTTCTTTATAGTGCTCAATCCTGTAATCGATCACTCCCATCACAGCGACTGCCGCCAGTGCGGAAAACATCAGCGGAACGCTCAGCCAGAACGGCAGTTCATAATGAAATACAAATTTCAGGGACAGCATAACAGGCATATATATCAGAAATACGGTCTGCCATATTCTGTTGCACATATTCCTGTAGCTTTCCAGACGGTAGATTTTATCCAGCTTCATTATCTTCACTCCTCTCATCTTAAAGAAATCGTTCTGCATATCCATCAGAGTTACATCCAGCTCATCAAACGTGTCGTTCCTATGCATAAGCTCGTCACAGAGACCTCTCGCCTCGGACAGCTCTGCCAGCTCTCTTTCAAGCGCTGCCTTTCTCATACCGACAACGTCCGAAACTGTCCGTTTGCCTTCTTTTACCAGCTTGATATCCTTCACCGGAACGCCGAGCACTCTCAGGAATTTGATCTTTTTCAGATCTTCCACATCCTGCATGCTGTACTCCCGGTAATTATTTTCCTTATTTCTCTCCGGAGCCAGAAGGCCTTCGTCCTCATAATAACGGATGTTTGCTTTTTTCATATCTACGAGATTTTCTACTTCTTTAATTGTCAAATGTATTCCTCCTTACATGTATCTAACACCTTAAAGTAACTTGAATGTCAATAGTTTTCTGCATTGTTAACTATATTTTTTATCAGGTTGACAATCTTTTGATTTTCAGATATACTGCCTACAGAATCATTTATGAGGAGGCTGCTATGAACGAAAGAAAATTATCCATTCAAGATATCTGTACTATCAGTCTGTGTACTGCAGTTACCGCAATTATGGCACAGATATCCATACCTATGCCGATGGGGGTGCCGATGACCATGCAGACGTTTGCTGTTACGCTCGCGGCGGTCATACTCGGCGCCAAAAAGGGCGCTGCCGCTTCGCTTATCTATGTACTGCTCGGCGCCGCAGGCGTACCGGTCCTGGCTAACTTTACCGGCGGTTACCAATATCTCATCGGTCCTACCGGAGGATTTCTTCTTACCTTTCCTGTTATGGCATATATCATCGGACTTGGCGCAGAAAAGTTCCGGCGCGCAAACAGCGGCTTCATTATCTGCCTTATCCTGGGAACTGCTGTGAACTACATCGGCGGCATCGCGATGTTCTGCCTTGTGACGGGCAGCAGTGTGTGGGCCGGCTTCACCGCCTGCGTACTTCCGTTCATCCCGACCGCAGTGATAAAAGCCGGACTCGCCGCCGCGATCGGGCTTAAGATCCACAGAAGGCTGGTGAGCGCCGCATGCGTCTGAGACCCCACCACCTGCTCTGTACGCAGGGCTACTCCGGCAAAGGCTACAGCCCGGAATTTGTAAAGAATATGGATGCAGTCGTCCGCCGTCTGCGGACAGAGCAGAAGACGCCGATAGAGCTTGTCTTCTCCACAGATGATCTCTGTTCCTGCTGTCCCGATATGCTTGCCTGCGATCTGTGCCGGGAAAACGAAAAAGTGAAGCGGTTTGACCGCAAGACTGCCGAATATTTCGGGCTCGAGGAAAAGACATACATATACCAGGAACTGACAGCCCACATACGCAGTCATATCACCCCTGAAATACTGGAAGACATATGCGGCGGCTGCAGCTGGTACCCTGTGAGCGCCTGCCGCAAAAACATAACCGGTAAAAAATAAGTTCCATCTGTCCGGGCATAAAAATCAGGCCGGAACCTGCACGCATCATGTAGGGTTCCGGCCTGTATTATATTCATCCGCTCCGGACCGTTCCGGTACAGACAGCTTCTATCCGAAATTCTTTTCCACCAGCCTGCAGTATTCTTCGTATGCCTCCACACCGCCAAAGCTGTCTGCAAGTGCATCCCGGATTCCCTTATAGTACCAGCCGATCATCGCTTTGTCTTTCATGCGGAACCTCTCCCACAGCTTTTCTCCTTCCACAGGATAGTCTCTGTCAATGTCTCTCATGTTAGACAGTTTATCCGCAAGCCCTATCATCTGGACTTCCACCGGTGACCTTCCGATATGGCGGATCGTCGCGCCTTTCCGCTCCACCCATGTCTTGGATTTGTCCTCACTTTCCTGAGCGACCATCACCGCCACCCTGACACTGAATTCTTTCGCGAGCACTTCCTCCGTAATGCCTTCACAATCCTCGATCGTATCGTGAAGCACCGCCGCGCTTATGACCTCTTCGTCTTTCGTCATAGTGGACACAATATCCCCCACCTCGACAGGATGGACGATATATGGCCGCCTCGTCCCTTTTCTGAACTGTCCTTCGTGTGCCCTCGTTGCAAATTCAATCGCTTTGTCGATCATACTGCTGTACCTCTTTCATTCATAAGGTTCTTAAGTTTCTGCATCTTCTTCAATTTCCTCACGAAGCCTTGCTTTTTCCCTTTTGTGGAACAAGTCAAAGATACATGGAACTACGACTAAAGTTAATATGGTTCCGTATATCAGGCCCCCGATGGTGACGATCGCCATCGGCTGCACCATATCTGCCCCCATCCCGACTCCGACAGCCAGCGTCGACAGGCCGAGTATGGTCGTGAGCGCCGTCATGATAATGGGGCGCAGTCTCGTTCTCCCCGCTTCCACCAGCGCATCGTGGCGGGACAGCCCTCCTGCGATCAGCTGATTCGTATAATCTATAAAAACAATACCGTTGTTGACGATAATACCCGACAGCATGACAAATCCTACCATAGCGATCACACTGACCGCCTTCCCTGCGATCCACAGGCCGAACAGACCGCCCGTAAATGCCAGCGGTACGGTGAACATGACGATAAACGGAGAGCGGAGCGACTGAAACTGTGCAACCATGATAAGATACATGAAGACAAGAGCCAGTCCGAGCATTTTAAAAAGTTCCGTCATAGACTCGTTGATAGTCTCATCTTCTCCAACCATCTTCACTTCATAGCCGTCCGGCACATCATATGCTTTGAGCGCCTTATTTACACGGCTGCTCACAAGACCGATATTGTCCCCGTCCTTTACCTCCGAGGTGACAGACATGTATCTGCTCTGATCCTTCCTGCTGATCGCCTGCAGGCCGGAAGCGTCCTCAAATGCAGCGATATCGGAAAGCTTCACTTCCTCCGAAGTCCCGTCCTGTTTCTCTGCCGTAACTGTAAGCTTCCGTATATCTTCCCGTGACAGGCTTTCGTCGGCATCATCCACCACATAGATATCAAAATCCTCTGTATCTGTAGAGAGGGAGGTTGCCTTCTGGGCTTCCGATAGTCTTTTGTTCAGACTCTGATACACCTGCGCGACCGTAAGTCCATGCTCCGTAGCTTTTGTCTTATCTACGATCACGCGGAGTTCTTCTTTGTTATCCTCCGTTCCGTCGGTTACGTTCTGTGTCCCTTTGATATCCTCCAGCATACTCTTGATGTCGCCCGCGATTTTCTGCAGTTTATCCAGATCCTTGCCTTTGATCTGGACATTGATCCCCGAACTTCCAAGTGCGCTCATATCCATATTCGACATATTGACGGTCAGTTCTCCGTCCATGTCTTTTGTCACTTTCTCTATCTCTTTCTTCAGTTCATTGTTGGACATGGAAGGCTTATCACCTGTAATAGCGTAAAATTCTACCATATTTGATGAAGACGATGTTCCCATCATATTTGATGAAGAGACCATTGCCCCTATATCTTTGACGTCTTTCAGCCCGCCGACCCGGTCCATCACCTTATCGGCAGCTTTTGCCGTATCTTCAAGACTTGTGCCTTTTTCCATCTCCAGCGTCATGCTGATCTCCGTGCTCTCCATCTGAGGCATAAATTCCGTTCCTCTTGAGATGGCGAGCGCGCCGCTCGCCACGAACAGCACGAACGCGCCTGCCAGTACGAGAACCTTTCTGTTAAGCGCTTTTGAGAGCATGCTGCCGTACCAGTCTTTGATCCTAATAAACAGGCGGGATTCTTTTTCCTCTGTCTTCTTTAACAGGCCTGCAGATATCATCGGTACGAGCGTCAGCGCCACGATAAGGCTGGCCAGGAGTGAATACGCGATCGTAAGTCCCATATCCACAAACAGCTGGCGTGTAATACCGGAGGTGAACACGATCGGAAGGAACACGCATATCGTCGTAAAGGTGGATGCCGTTATGGCTCCTCCTACCTGTCTGGCTCCTTCGATGGCCGCCGTTTTGGCTGACGCGCCTTCCTCATTCCGCATCCGGTAGATATTTTCGATCACTACAATGGAATTATCTACCAGCATTCCCACGCCGAGCGCCAGGCCTGACAGGGATATGATATTAAGCGTCACACCCGAGAAATACATGGCAACGAGGGCAGTCATGATACTGATCGGTATGGAGCAGGCGATGACAAACGTCGGCCGTATGCTCTTTAAAAATACAAGCAGTATGATGATCGCAAGCACTGCTCCGTAAAGCAGATTCTTAAGAACGGAATTGACGATCAGGTCAATGTAGACTCCCTGATCCATCAAAGTCACCGCATTTATTTCCTTGTGCTCCTTACTGATAGACTGGAGCTTTTCCAGAACGCGGTCACTCACATCACCGGTAGAGTACCCGGTCTGCTTCTGTATGCTCAGCATCATGCCGGACTTTCCGTTGATCTTGGCAT
This is a stretch of genomic DNA from [Clostridium] hylemonae DSM 15053. It encodes these proteins:
- the hypD gene encoding trans-4-hydroxy-L-proline dehydratase, producing the protein MEERGMNERIRKLRKLSLDTPAHIDMERAESMTKTYETYEGALSVPELRAQVLKDYFAAKTLYIGEGELIVGEKGDSPQASPTFPELCCHTMEDMHVMNDRELISFKVKEKDFETQEKVMIPFWDKRCIRNKILRQMTPEWKKAYEAGLFTEFMEQRGPGHTVGSVKIYEKGFLDYKEDIQASIDKLDFFHDPEALDKKNELEGMKIACDAIMILGERYAALARDLAQKETDPKRREELLQIAANCDVVPAHKPETYWQAIQMYWFVHLGVTSELNPWDAYSPGRLDQHLNPFYEKDVEAGVLDDEKALELLECLWVKFNNQPAPPKVGITLKESSTYTDFANLNTGGIAPNGENGVNNVSYLILDCMDEMKLLQPSSNVQISRKTPQKFLKRACEISRKGWGQPAFYNTEAIVQELLNAGKSLEDARRGGTSGCVETGAFGNEAYILTGYFNIPKIFELTLNNGYDKVSGQQLGLELGYAADFETYEELYDAFKKQMKYFIDIKVQGSNVIEKIYAENMPVPFLSIITNDCISKGKDYNGGGARYNTKYLQGVGIGTITDCLAAVKYNVYEKKTFTMEELMQALEDNFEGHDRIWNIVCNKTPKYGNDDDYADSIMKDVFEYYRSQVTGRPNMLGGMYRINMLPTTCHVYFGDVMMASPNGRLAHKPVSEGISPEKGADTNGPTSVVKSCAKMDHLQTGGTLLNQKFTPSVVAGEEGLDQMANLVRTYFNMDGHHIQFNVIDKETLIQAQEHPEDYKDLIVRVAGYSDHFRNLSKALQDEIIERTEQSFS
- a CDS encoding trans-4-hydroxy-L-proline dehydratase activase, with protein sequence MSLITSIQKYSIHDGDGIRTTVFFKGCLLKCLWCHNPETQCFKPQLLCDSERCAGCGSCAVVCPQNAVREEAGKMVTDRKLCTGCGTCVDSCNLNLREVAGKEYTVSELVKELRKDEMFYEESGGGVTLSGGEVMMADMDYVEELVKRLDRMGISVAIDTCGQAPYENFERLLPYTDTFLYDIKTMDNEIHKKYMGMGNEQILENLERISSKGARIYIRIPVIREVNGTKEDMEEIIRYLREKQIRVANINLLPYHNTGSGKYEKLGLTYGGTKLHAPSGEEMEQFVTLFKQSGFQNVKIGG
- a CDS encoding DUF1848 domain-containing protein, with protein sequence MIISASRRTDIPACYPDWFVNRLKAGEILVPNPYNRKKISRIALSPDTVDCIVFWTKNPEPLLPGLKEIDRLGYRYCFQMTVTDYEKDMEENIPSTEESMATFVLLAERLGRERVDWRFDPIILSGKYTLGYHLEKFEMMCEWLHNYTDRCIISFMDGCRENPYPEMEEEDMLEAAKGLSEIAGKYKLPLYTCAEKINLERYGIHHSACIDKEKIRKIIGYKLDLKKDAGQRKECRCAESIDIGMYDTCVNGCRYCYATGGAESAKKKHAQHDPESPLLVGHLRGDETIVERKVQSGRDMQISLFDLPYGVGAPKDAL
- a CDS encoding MerR family transcriptional regulator — protein: MTIKEVENLVDMKKANIRYYEDEGLLAPERNKENNYREYSMQDVEDLKKIKFLRVLGVPVKDIKLVKEGKRTVSDVVGMRKAALERELAELSEARGLCDELMHRNDTFDELDVTLMDMQNDFFKMRGVKIMKLDKIYRLESYRNMCNRIWQTVFLIYMPVMLSLKFVFHYELPFWLSVPLMFSALAAVAVMGVIDYRIEHYKEDSMS
- a CDS encoding biotin transporter BioY, with the protein product MNERKLSIQDICTISLCTAVTAIMAQISIPMPMGVPMTMQTFAVTLAAVILGAKKGAAASLIYVLLGAAGVPVLANFTGGYQYLIGPTGGFLLTFPVMAYIIGLGAEKFRRANSGFIICLILGTAVNYIGGIAMFCLVTGSSVWAGFTACVLPFIPTAVIKAGLAAAIGLKIHRRLVSAACV
- a CDS encoding DUF1284 domain-containing protein, with translation MRLRPHHLLCTQGYSGKGYSPEFVKNMDAVVRRLRTEQKTPIELVFSTDDLCSCCPDMLACDLCRENEKVKRFDRKTAEYFGLEEKTYIYQELTAHIRSHITPEILEDICGGCSWYPVSACRKNITGKK